In the genome of Coraliomargarita algicola, one region contains:
- a CDS encoding DUF493 domain-containing protein — translation MKDDESLDSFRSSLDANYEWPCLFPFKFIVPKKQCATVLDLFADDPVKANESSSGRFIAYTMEMHVHSSDEVIAIYQRVAQVPGVISL, via the coding sequence ATGAAAGACGACGAATCCCTTGACTCCTTCCGCTCCTCTCTGGACGCCAACTACGAATGGCCCTGCCTGTTTCCATTCAAATTCATCGTGCCTAAGAAGCAGTGCGCAACGGTGCTCGATCTTTTTGCCGACGATCCGGTCAAGGCCAACGAATCCTCCAGCGGCCGTTTCATCGCCTACACCATGGAAATGCATGTGCACTCGAGCGACGAGGTGATCGCCATCTACCAACGCGTGGCGCAAGTGCCCGGTGTGATTTCATTGTAA
- the msrA gene encoding peptide-methionine (S)-S-oxide reductase MsrA, whose product MSTQTTPTLDIATLSAGCFWCVEAVFERLAGVDAVESGYMGGQTENPTYREICTGTTGHAEVTQIHYDSSVISYETLLDWLWRSHDPTTLNRQGGDCGTQYRSAIFYHNESQRVAAETSKAAAQAQFSAPIVTEITAASTFYPAEDYHQDYYRLNSSAPYCQMVISPKLQKLDLE is encoded by the coding sequence ATGAGCACTCAAACAACACCCACCCTCGACATCGCCACCTTAAGCGCGGGCTGCTTCTGGTGCGTGGAAGCGGTCTTTGAACGCCTCGCGGGGGTCGATGCCGTCGAGTCTGGCTACATGGGCGGACAAACTGAAAATCCGACTTACCGCGAAATTTGCACAGGCACCACCGGACATGCGGAAGTCACTCAGATCCACTATGACTCTAGCGTGATCAGTTATGAAACCTTGCTCGACTGGCTCTGGCGCTCGCACGACCCGACGACTCTAAATCGACAAGGCGGCGACTGCGGCACCCAATACCGCTCGGCCATCTTCTACCACAACGAATCCCAGCGTGTAGCGGCCGAGACATCCAAGGCCGCCGCTCAAGCACAGTTCAGCGCGCCCATCGTGACAGAAATCACGGCGGCAAGCACCTTCTACCCAGCCGAAGACTACCACCAAGACTACTATCGGCTCAACAGTTCCGCCCCTTATTGCCAAATGGTCATTAGCCCCAAGCTGCAGAAGCTCGACCTTGAATAA
- a CDS encoding DNA/RNA non-specific endonuclease yields MATKRAKKKTAKKRTARKAPRKRNAAPRTESHWLRNLLLALVLLAVILGGIYYFGSFDTRAKMEQWALGTLNIARTSGATPAPLAASLDTLYDRIPSSEGLLVEGGELGRSDDSVFLAGIPYSRQAIRALPQPSYTNLFSESRLQTACIALRLKDANQEEAQAEDRIQVDARVAQLTAHALTHGDWQAHPIAPAQALIRQHGARGAKDAQLATNHVPMTEAFATGVWAKVMREFTLRYPHRFGEVWLYLGPVYSSDSLKLASGILVPDAFYAIALDLTDAGGLRALALRIPSDAESKNLNDYLTSITQIEKRTGLQFLPELDFSIRDTLGNYVSPCVW; encoded by the coding sequence ATGGCTACTAAACGCGCAAAAAAGAAAACGGCTAAAAAGCGAACCGCTCGCAAAGCGCCTCGCAAAAGAAACGCAGCTCCGCGCACAGAATCACATTGGCTGCGCAATCTGCTACTCGCCCTAGTCCTACTTGCTGTGATCTTGGGCGGCATCTACTACTTTGGATCGTTTGATACGCGCGCCAAGATGGAACAATGGGCACTGGGCACCCTCAATATAGCACGCACCAGTGGCGCCACGCCGGCACCTCTAGCAGCGTCACTCGACACACTCTATGATCGCATTCCTTCCAGCGAAGGTCTGCTAGTCGAAGGCGGCGAACTCGGACGCAGCGACGACTCCGTCTTCCTCGCTGGCATCCCTTATAGCCGACAGGCCATTCGGGCACTCCCGCAACCCAGCTACACCAACCTCTTCTCCGAAAGCAGGCTACAAACCGCTTGCATCGCACTACGACTAAAGGATGCAAACCAGGAAGAAGCCCAGGCAGAGGACCGCATCCAAGTCGATGCACGCGTTGCCCAATTGACTGCCCACGCCTTGACTCATGGTGACTGGCAAGCGCACCCCATCGCCCCCGCCCAAGCACTGATCCGACAACACGGCGCGCGCGGGGCAAAAGACGCTCAACTCGCCACCAATCACGTCCCCATGACCGAGGCCTTCGCCACCGGCGTCTGGGCAAAGGTCATGCGCGAATTCACGCTACGCTACCCCCACCGCTTCGGCGAAGTCTGGCTTTACCTCGGACCGGTTTACAGCAGCGACAGCTTGAAGTTGGCCTCCGGCATCCTCGTTCCCGACGCCTTTTACGCAATCGCACTCGACCTCACCGATGCGGGCGGCCTACGCGCCCTAGCACTGCGGATCCCCAGTGATGCTGAAAGTAAGAATTTAAACGATTACCTGACTTCAATTACACAGATCGAGAAGCGGACAGGCCTGCAGTTTTTACCCGAGCTTGACTTCAGCATCCGCGACACATTGGGCAATTATGTAAGCCCCTGCGTTTGGTAG
- the rnpA gene encoding ribonuclease P protein component, whose protein sequence is MGIPASMRLRKPREFLEVRSLGHRIHCGPFIFQCHVGACTVAPRFGIIASRRVGNAVKRNYGKRIFRELFRQHADELPLGSEVVVVLRNHFDRYSFDNLEARLLRACRTIRQKQATE, encoded by the coding sequence ATGGGTATCCCGGCTTCCATGCGCTTACGTAAGCCACGCGAATTTCTAGAAGTCCGCAGTTTGGGTCATCGTATCCACTGCGGACCTTTTATTTTTCAATGCCACGTGGGGGCGTGCACGGTGGCGCCTCGCTTTGGCATTATCGCGAGTCGACGTGTGGGCAATGCAGTGAAGCGAAATTACGGGAAGCGTATTTTTCGTGAGCTCTTTCGTCAACACGCGGACGAGTTGCCGCTGGGAAGCGAAGTGGTCGTGGTGCTCCGCAATCACTTTGATCGTTACAGCTTCGACAATCTGGAGGCACGTTTGTTGCGCGCCTGCCGTACGATCCGTCAGAAACAGGCCACTGAATGA
- the rpmH gene encoding 50S ribosomal protein L34 — translation MKPTYRPSKLRRARKFGFRARNATHSGRKVLAARRAKGRHRLAA, via the coding sequence ATGAAACCAACATATCGACCTTCCAAACTTCGTCGCGCACGCAAATTCGGCTTTCGCGCACGTAATGCAACACACTCTGGCCGCAAGGTCTTGGCTGCGCGTCGCGCTAAGGGCCGTCATCGTCTAGCCGCTTAA
- the rpsA gene encoding 30S ribosomal protein S1: MSNLMEELLASSNIDNLEEGSILKGTIVEIRPSEVVVDIGGKSEGIVHASEFVDMSDLQVGGELEVYLEKLEDKEGNPVISYDKAEQKKNWEKIVENCVEGSIIPGRVRSKVKGGLIVSIGVDSFMPASQIDVQPPKNLDQYVGQTYDFKVIKINLDRKNIVVSRRELIEEQRMEKRRSLLEDVKPGDTRRGQVKNITDYGAFVDLDGLDGLLHITDMSWGRINHPSEMVKQGEEIEVMIIEIDRERERVSLGLKQLADNPWEKIEERFPVGSTVKGKVVNLVPYGAFIEIQEGVEGLVHVTELSWTKRISKPSEVLRIGEEVEAVVLGIQKEEQKISLGTRQLETNPWEMARHNYPVGARVRGKVRNLTTYGAFVELEEGIDGMVHVSDMSWTRKVNHPSEVVKKGDEVDATVLDVDADSQRISLGMKQLSTDPWDEIETHFKIGDMVKGKVSKITSYGAFVELDNDIDGLVHISQVSEERIEKIKDVLDEGAEVEARVIKIDKDERRIGLSIKAANYSEADLAKERQAFDSVTTGEDLTSLGDLLDEATK, from the coding sequence ATGAGTAATCTCATGGAAGAGCTGCTAGCTAGCAGCAATATTGATAACCTCGAAGAAGGTTCCATTCTTAAAGGAACGATCGTCGAAATCCGCCCCTCCGAAGTCGTTGTCGACATCGGTGGCAAGTCCGAAGGCATCGTTCACGCATCCGAATTCGTGGACATGAGTGACCTCCAAGTAGGTGGCGAACTCGAAGTCTATCTCGAAAAGCTTGAAGATAAAGAAGGTAACCCTGTTATCTCTTACGACAAGGCGGAGCAAAAGAAGAACTGGGAGAAGATCGTTGAGAACTGCGTTGAAGGTTCCATCATTCCTGGTCGTGTTCGCTCCAAAGTTAAGGGCGGCCTGATCGTCAGCATCGGTGTCGACTCCTTCATGCCTGCATCTCAAATCGATGTGCAGCCGCCTAAGAATCTCGACCAATACGTTGGTCAGACATACGACTTTAAGGTCATCAAGATCAATCTTGACCGCAAGAACATCGTTGTTTCCCGTCGTGAGCTTATCGAAGAGCAGCGTATGGAGAAGCGTCGTTCGCTCCTCGAAGACGTCAAGCCAGGCGATACACGTCGTGGCCAGGTCAAGAACATCACCGATTACGGTGCTTTCGTCGACCTCGACGGTCTGGACGGTCTCCTGCACATCACCGACATGTCATGGGGTCGTATCAACCACCCATCCGAGATGGTGAAGCAAGGCGAAGAGATCGAAGTGATGATCATCGAGATCGACCGCGAGCGCGAACGCGTCTCCCTCGGCCTCAAGCAACTTGCCGACAATCCTTGGGAAAAGATCGAAGAACGCTTCCCCGTTGGCTCTACAGTCAAGGGCAAGGTCGTCAACTTGGTACCTTACGGTGCCTTCATCGAAATCCAAGAAGGTGTCGAAGGTCTGGTACACGTTACCGAGCTCTCTTGGACCAAGCGCATCTCCAAGCCAAGCGAAGTGCTTCGCATTGGCGAAGAAGTCGAAGCCGTTGTTCTCGGCATCCAGAAGGAAGAGCAAAAGATCTCCCTCGGCACTCGTCAGCTCGAAACCAATCCTTGGGAAATGGCTCGCCACAACTACCCAGTGGGCGCCCGTGTCCGTGGTAAGGTTCGTAACCTCACAACCTACGGTGCCTTCGTTGAACTTGAAGAAGGTATCGACGGTATGGTGCACGTTTCGGACATGTCCTGGACTCGCAAGGTCAACCACCCATCCGAGGTGGTCAAGAAGGGCGACGAAGTCGACGCAACCGTTCTCGACGTGGATGCAGACAGCCAGCGTATCTCGCTCGGCATGAAGCAACTCAGCACAGACCCATGGGACGAAATTGAAACACACTTCAAGATCGGCGACATGGTCAAGGGCAAGGTTTCCAAGATCACCAGCTATGGTGCCTTTGTCGAACTCGACAACGACATCGACGGTCTGGTGCACATCTCGCAAGTTAGCGAAGAGCGCATCGAGAAGATCAAGGACGTCCTCGACGAAGGTGCTGAAGTGGAAGCACGTGTTATCAAGATCGACAAAGACGAGCGCCGCATCGGTCTCTCGATCAAGGCTGCGAACTACAGCGAGGCTGACCTCGCTAAGGAGCGTCAAGCCTTCGATAGCGTCACCACTGGTGAAGACCTCACTAGCCTCGGCGACTTGCTCGACGAAGCGACTAAGTAA
- a CDS encoding type II secretion system F family protein, whose product MAKLNPKATTSTKKKKSFAEGQRLAKQKSYEKQAKRKKVKLMELTVFTQQLAAMLEAGLPLVGALEALEEQTENPVFQIIIRNVKNDVSAGRAFSEACATYPRAFPNLFISMVEAGEASGSLAEILEKTSSYFEETVKLIKQVKGALVYPAVVIGLAVVLVNVLLVFVIPVFATMFNDFGADLPKPTQFLIGLSDFLKSYILLIIVGLFAAVWLIRRFVATPKGKKIADQLILKIPVIGELMRKVSLSRFCRTYAILMRSGVPILKTLDIVASAAGNTFIQAACKNISKHISEGGQVSDVVANDPYFPPMVKHMSRAGEQTGNVDGMLVKVADFYDAEVDTLVKALTSLMEPLLITFLGVVIGGIVMAMFLPIFQLSNVVGG is encoded by the coding sequence ATGGCTAAACTCAATCCGAAGGCAACCACCTCCACTAAAAAGAAAAAAAGCTTTGCTGAAGGGCAACGGCTGGCCAAGCAAAAGTCCTACGAGAAACAAGCCAAGCGCAAGAAGGTCAAACTCATGGAGTTGACGGTCTTCACCCAGCAACTTGCCGCCATGCTGGAAGCGGGCCTTCCACTTGTAGGTGCACTCGAAGCACTCGAAGAGCAGACCGAAAACCCCGTCTTTCAAATCATCATCCGTAACGTCAAAAACGACGTATCCGCCGGCCGCGCCTTCTCCGAAGCCTGCGCCACCTACCCCCGCGCCTTCCCCAACCTCTTCATCTCCATGGTCGAGGCCGGCGAAGCCAGTGGCAGCTTGGCAGAAATCCTGGAAAAGACCTCCAGCTACTTCGAAGAAACCGTCAAACTAATCAAGCAAGTCAAAGGTGCGCTGGTCTACCCAGCCGTGGTGATCGGTCTGGCAGTCGTATTGGTCAACGTCCTACTCGTTTTCGTCATTCCAGTGTTTGCCACGATGTTCAACGACTTCGGCGCCGACCTCCCCAAGCCGACCCAATTCCTCATCGGGCTGAGTGATTTCCTAAAGTCCTACATCCTCCTAATCATCGTCGGCCTCTTCGCAGCAGTCTGGCTAATCAGGCGCTTCGTAGCCACGCCTAAGGGCAAGAAAATCGCCGATCAACTGATACTCAAAATTCCCGTCATCGGCGAGCTGATGCGCAAGGTCAGCCTTTCACGCTTCTGCCGCACTTATGCCATCCTCATGCGCTCAGGGGTGCCGATCCTTAAAACACTCGACATCGTCGCTTCCGCGGCCGGCAACACCTTCATCCAAGCCGCCTGTAAAAACATTTCCAAGCACATCAGCGAAGGGGGACAGGTATCCGACGTGGTCGCCAACGACCCCTACTTCCCCCCCATGGTCAAGCACATGAGCCGGGCGGGCGAACAGACAGGTAACGTCGATGGCATGCTAGTCAAAGTCGCCGATTTCTACGACGCCGAAGTCGACACTCTGGTCAAAGCACTCACATCGCTGATGGAGCCGCTCCTCATCACTTTCCTCGGGGTCGTGATCGGTGGTATCGTGATGGCCATGTTCTTACCAATCTTCCAACTCTCCAACGTGGTTGGCGGCTAG
- the yidD gene encoding membrane protein insertion efficiency factor YidD: protein MSLAPQIQRLFGAQPSLLARFAAILVRVYQLVISPLKQILFGTSCGCRFQPSCSCYTRDALLRHGFFYGSWLGIRRILRCHPWHPGGFDPVPGLNREPGHDISPPFNTHSDG from the coding sequence ATGTCTTTGGCTCCGCAGATTCAGCGCTTGTTTGGCGCGCAACCTTCGTTGCTCGCGCGTTTTGCGGCAATTTTAGTGCGGGTGTACCAGTTAGTGATCTCGCCACTAAAGCAAATATTATTTGGCACTTCTTGCGGTTGTCGTTTTCAACCTAGTTGCTCGTGTTACACCCGTGATGCGCTCTTGCGCCACGGTTTTTTCTATGGCTCCTGGCTTGGTATACGACGGATTCTGCGCTGTCACCCATGGCATCCGGGTGGATTTGATCCCGTTCCAGGCTTGAATAGAGAGCCCGGACACGACATTTCACCTCCTTTCAATACTCATTCAGATGGATAA
- the rnr gene encoding ribonuclease R, which yields MELRQKLLKLFGAKDYVPMRRMEIVSVLKLDAEDTKQAHTLLDQMLERGEIARLKKDRLCIPEDADLVSGRIIVRQSGSAILIPDAAPAGDGYPISAEDTGVAMHGDTVLARKVQPSRRPFHGRGRKQRPVYDPDAKPNVRVIRILKRAHSSIPGTLAQGRHATYVIPDDPRITQDILVPDPQNSGIRPIPQKGDKVVVKLLEWKQRHLNPEGEIIEVLGRTHEPDAEFKAILYKYDLSPQFPAAVEKQTESIPDKVRPEDIGNRQDCRDLFTFTIDPDDAKDFDDALSLEFLENDKFRVGVHIADVSNYVKPGSPLDREAQERGNSTYLVGTVISMLPHALSNGLCSLVEAEDRLTKTCFITFNSNADVIDVQFANTVICSNKRLTYKQAYAFMTQDDFATIRQTPLPPKHQTGSTGRSLDEVSDEEMGTLKKHIHQLWQLASQLRTRRFAKGSLDLDMTDVKIYVDEDGYADRIEKQFNDESHQLIEEFMLTANEQVARTMKKQNFPCIYRVHDEPEEEKLKELRETMMAFGVKCGNLQKPREMTALLKKLKEHPQGYTLKVHILRSLKQAQYRASADGHYGLAKHDYTHFTSPIRRYADLIVHRVLDGYLCKIGADSALSKPDIRYPQAKLESLGDHISITERNSIDAERESVKTKLLEFYDRELQKKEKQHFKAIITDVKNHGLFVELTDTLAFGMIHISTLDDDFYHPNAEGTALVGRRKQKAYSLGQYIVVQVERVDRFKRQIDFRVVVSDERDIGKKPGKPFKGRRISSERSAHKTPAKTADSRATIRKPKTSRGSATRRKASADSSNPANTNSKQPSTGGKVLTTRPKKNGRNRKRASK from the coding sequence ATGGAACTACGCCAAAAACTACTGAAGCTCTTCGGAGCCAAAGACTATGTCCCTATGCGCCGCATGGAGATCGTCTCGGTGCTGAAGCTCGATGCTGAAGACACAAAGCAAGCCCACACATTACTCGACCAAATGCTGGAGCGCGGGGAAATCGCCCGCCTGAAAAAAGATCGCCTGTGCATCCCAGAAGACGCCGACCTGGTCAGTGGCCGTATTATCGTCCGACAAAGCGGCTCTGCCATCCTCATTCCCGATGCAGCACCCGCCGGCGACGGCTATCCGATCAGTGCAGAAGACACAGGTGTCGCCATGCACGGCGACACCGTACTCGCCCGCAAGGTTCAACCTTCCAGGCGCCCCTTTCATGGCAGAGGCCGCAAACAACGCCCCGTCTACGATCCAGATGCCAAGCCGAACGTGCGTGTCATACGCATTCTCAAACGTGCCCACAGTTCCATTCCCGGCACCTTGGCGCAAGGCCGCCACGCGACCTATGTCATCCCTGACGACCCGCGCATCACACAGGATATACTCGTGCCCGATCCGCAAAACTCTGGCATCCGCCCCATCCCCCAGAAGGGCGATAAAGTCGTCGTCAAATTACTGGAATGGAAACAACGCCACCTCAACCCCGAAGGTGAAATCATCGAAGTGCTCGGTCGCACCCACGAGCCGGATGCCGAATTTAAAGCAATCCTTTATAAATACGACCTCAGCCCACAATTCCCCGCAGCGGTGGAGAAACAGACTGAGAGCATTCCCGATAAAGTGCGCCCCGAAGACATCGGTAACCGTCAAGATTGCCGCGATCTCTTCACCTTCACCATCGACCCCGACGATGCCAAAGACTTTGACGACGCCCTTTCGCTAGAATTTCTGGAAAATGATAAATTCCGCGTCGGCGTGCACATCGCCGACGTGAGCAATTACGTCAAACCAGGCTCTCCACTCGACCGCGAGGCACAAGAACGGGGCAACAGCACCTACCTCGTAGGCACCGTGATCTCCATGCTGCCACATGCACTCTCCAATGGCCTCTGCTCACTGGTCGAAGCCGAAGACCGCCTGACCAAGACCTGCTTTATCACCTTCAACAGCAATGCCGACGTCATCGACGTTCAATTTGCCAACACCGTAATTTGCAGCAACAAACGGCTCACCTATAAGCAGGCCTATGCGTTTATGACGCAAGACGACTTTGCCACGATTCGTCAGACACCACTCCCGCCCAAGCACCAGACCGGCTCCACCGGACGCTCGCTCGACGAAGTCAGCGACGAAGAAATGGGCACCCTCAAAAAACACATCCACCAACTCTGGCAGCTCGCCTCACAACTACGTACGCGCCGCTTTGCCAAAGGCTCACTCGATCTCGACATGACAGATGTCAAAATCTATGTCGACGAAGACGGCTACGCGGACCGCATCGAAAAGCAGTTCAACGACGAGAGCCACCAACTCATCGAAGAGTTCATGCTCACCGCCAATGAGCAAGTGGCGCGCACGATGAAGAAGCAAAACTTCCCCTGCATCTACCGGGTGCACGACGAACCGGAGGAAGAAAAGCTTAAAGAACTACGCGAGACCATGATGGCCTTTGGCGTCAAATGCGGGAACCTACAGAAACCACGTGAGATGACGGCACTGCTCAAAAAGCTCAAAGAACACCCCCAAGGCTATACGCTCAAAGTACATATCCTACGCAGCCTCAAACAAGCACAATACCGCGCCTCCGCCGATGGGCACTACGGACTCGCCAAGCACGACTACACCCATTTCACCTCGCCGATTCGCCGCTACGCCGACCTGATCGTGCACCGCGTGCTCGACGGCTATCTCTGCAAAATCGGGGCCGACTCCGCACTCTCCAAGCCCGACATCCGCTACCCACAAGCAAAACTGGAAAGCCTCGGAGACCATATAAGCATCACCGAGCGCAACTCCATCGATGCCGAGCGTGAATCCGTAAAGACCAAACTGCTTGAATTCTACGACCGTGAATTACAAAAGAAGGAAAAACAGCATTTCAAAGCCATCATTACCGACGTAAAAAACCACGGCCTTTTTGTCGAACTCACCGATACACTTGCCTTTGGCATGATACATATCTCGACCTTGGACGACGATTTCTACCACCCCAATGCCGAGGGCACCGCATTGGTGGGGCGTCGCAAACAAAAAGCGTATTCACTCGGCCAATACATCGTCGTTCAAGTCGAGCGCGTGGATCGCTTCAAACGACAGATTGACTTCCGAGTCGTCGTCTCCGACGAGCGCGACATCGGCAAGAAGCCTGGCAAGCCCTTCAAGGGCCGCCGCATAAGCAGCGAACGCAGCGCTCACAAAACCCCAGCCAAAACCGCAGACAGCAGAGCCACGATACGCAAACCCAAAACTTCGCGCGGCTCAGCCACACGACGCAAGGCCTCCGCGGATAGCTCCAATCCAGCCAACACAAACTCGAAACAGCCAAGCACAGGCGGCAAAGTCTTAACGACACGCCCCAAAAAGAACGGCCGCAATCGCAAACGTGCATCAAAATAA
- a CDS encoding methyltransferase: protein MAKDWNRAYEAADIPWDKGQASPPLLEFLQRRAVLGRVLVPGCGTGHDVRALAAQGADVVGMDIAPRAVQMAHVFERTGGECYDTGDFLNLDEAHCGAYDWVVEHTCLCALDLSQRAAYARSVQRALKPGGHYLAVFYREVSDYTGDGPPHPIAREESDVLFGPTFDALHAFVPQQSYPSRPIGSEEVCLWRLQCCDG from the coding sequence ATGGCTAAAGATTGGAATCGCGCTTATGAAGCTGCCGATATCCCTTGGGATAAGGGGCAGGCTTCGCCCCCTTTGCTTGAGTTTTTGCAGCGGCGTGCAGTTTTGGGGCGTGTTTTAGTGCCTGGTTGTGGCACGGGGCACGATGTGCGCGCACTGGCGGCTCAGGGAGCCGATGTAGTCGGGATGGATATTGCGCCGCGTGCGGTGCAGATGGCGCACGTATTTGAGCGCACTGGCGGCGAGTGCTATGACACAGGTGATTTTCTGAATTTGGATGAGGCACACTGCGGCGCTTATGATTGGGTGGTCGAGCATACCTGCTTGTGTGCTTTGGATTTGAGCCAGCGTGCCGCATATGCGCGTTCCGTGCAGCGGGCATTGAAGCCAGGCGGGCATTATCTCGCGGTTTTTTATCGAGAAGTCAGTGATTATACCGGCGACGGACCGCCGCACCCAATTGCGCGTGAAGAGTCGGATGTCTTGTTCGGGCCCACCTTTGACGCGCTGCATGCATTTGTGCCGCAGCAGAGTTATCCCAGTCGCCCGATCGGTTCGGAGGAAGTTTGCCTGTGGCGGTTGCAATGCTGCGACGGCTGA
- a CDS encoding TIGR01212 family radical SAM protein (This family includes YhcC from E. coli K-12, an uncharacterized radical SAM protein.) gives MYPWQHARRFNAYPQYFKKTFGERVQKVSIDAGFDCPNRDGTVAYGGCTFCDNEAFNPSYCRPDVSVREQVEVGIRFHRKRYHDPGRYLAYFQAFTNTHAPLGRLRQIYEEALAVPGVVGLVVGTRPDCLDAEKLDYFQRLAERKHVILEIGIESCYDATLKRINRGHSYVQAVDAICQAAERGIHVGSHLIFGLPGETEAMMLAEAEMLSKLPLKTIKFHQLQLIRGTAMVTDYERHPQDFRFYWLEAYLQLIRCFVERLHPGIVIERFFAEAPPDLDVTPIRWNLRNDQLLQQFERLLEREDTWQGRLYASPSSLGPGC, from the coding sequence ATGTATCCTTGGCAGCATGCGCGGCGCTTTAATGCATATCCGCAGTATTTTAAGAAGACCTTTGGTGAGCGGGTGCAAAAGGTCTCGATTGATGCGGGCTTTGATTGCCCGAATCGTGACGGCACGGTTGCTTACGGAGGCTGTACTTTTTGTGATAATGAGGCCTTTAATCCATCCTATTGTCGTCCTGATGTCAGTGTGCGGGAGCAGGTGGAGGTGGGCATTCGCTTTCATCGTAAGCGCTATCATGATCCGGGGCGCTATTTGGCTTACTTTCAGGCTTTTACGAATACCCATGCGCCCTTGGGGCGTTTGAGGCAGATCTACGAGGAGGCCCTGGCGGTGCCTGGGGTGGTGGGCCTGGTGGTGGGCACGCGTCCGGATTGTCTAGACGCGGAGAAGTTGGATTATTTTCAGCGCTTGGCTGAGCGTAAGCATGTGATTTTGGAGATCGGCATCGAGTCGTGCTATGATGCGACTTTGAAGCGCATTAATCGAGGGCATAGCTATGTGCAAGCGGTGGATGCGATCTGTCAGGCCGCCGAGCGGGGGATTCATGTGGGTAGCCATTTGATCTTTGGATTGCCGGGAGAGACGGAGGCGATGATGCTGGCAGAGGCGGAGATGCTTTCAAAGCTGCCGCTCAAAACGATCAAATTTCATCAATTGCAGCTGATTCGTGGCACGGCGATGGTGACGGATTATGAGCGGCATCCGCAGGATTTTCGCTTTTACTGGTTGGAGGCGTATTTGCAATTGATCCGTTGCTTTGTTGAGCGCTTGCACCCGGGCATTGTGATCGAGCGCTTCTTTGCGGAGGCGCCGCCTGACTTGGATGTGACTCCGATCCGCTGGAACTTGCGCAACGATCAATTGCTGCAGCAGTTTGAGCGACTACTGGAGCGCGAGGATACCTGGCAGGGGCGCTTGTATGCGTCGCCGTCGAGTCTCGGCCCGGGTTGCTAG